Part of the Micromonospora rhizosphaerae genome is shown below.
GCCGTCGACCTGGCCGTAACGGCCGAACGGGCCGGGCTCGACCTGGTCACCTTCCAGGACCACCCGTATCAGCCGCGGTTCCACGACACCTGGACCCTGCTGAGCTATGTGGCCGCGCGCACCGAGCGGATCCACCTCAGCGGCAACGTCCTCAACCTGCCACTGCGGCAGCCGGCCGTGCTGGCCCGCAGCGCGGCCAGCCTCGACCTGCTCAGCGGCGGCCGGTTCGAGCTGGGCATCGGCGCGGGCGGGTTCTGGGACGCCATCGAGGCGATGGGCGGCCGTCGGCTCAGCCCCGGCCAGGCGGTCGACGCGCTGGAGGAGGCGATCCGGGTCGTCCGCGAGATCTGGGCCGCCGGCAAGCCCGGCGGCGTACGCGTCGACGGCGAATACTACCGGGTCCACGGCGCCAAGCGGGGACCCGCCCCGGCCCACGACGTGAACGTCTGGATCGGCGCGTACAAGCCGAGGATGCTGCGGCTCACCGGGCGGGTGGCCGACGGTTGGCTGCCCACCCTCCAGTACCTCCAGGGCGGGCCGGCCGACCTGACGCAGATGAACGCGCTCATCGACGAGGGCGCCGCGGCGGCCGGCCGG
Proteins encoded:
- a CDS encoding LLM class flavin-dependent oxidoreductase; translation: MTDYGHDLLFGAFVTPTAQPVRHAVDLAVTAERAGLDLVTFQDHPYQPRFHDTWTLLSYVAARTERIHLSGNVLNLPLRQPAVLARSAASLDLLSGGRFELGIGAGGFWDAIEAMGGRRLSPGQAVDALEEAIRVVREIWAAGKPGGVRVDGEYYRVHGAKRGPAPAHDVNVWIGAYKPRMLRLTGRVADGWLPTLQYLQGGPADLTQMNALIDEGAAAAGREPAQVRRLLNIGGQFASTGRSLLNGPPEQWAEDLAGLTLEHGVSAFILAADDPAAIELFAAEVVPVTRQLVAEERARRAA